One genomic segment of Panicum virgatum strain AP13 chromosome 2N, P.virgatum_v5, whole genome shotgun sequence includes these proteins:
- the LOC120660429 gene encoding sulfite exporter TauE/SafE family protein 3-like: MGRKWHAAAALGVAFAAAAAAAVAADRGLSLVGAAVAPEEEMSLLKKVANLMWKSGANTYQHVWPPMQFGWQIVLGTLIGFFGAAFGSVGGVGGGGIFVPMLTLIIGFDPKSSTAISKCMIMGASVSTVYYNLKLKHPTLDMPVIDYDLAVLIQPMLMLGISIGVIFNVIFPDWLVTVLLIILFLGTSTKAFLKGVETWKKETIIQKEAAKRLEQTAGEEAEYAPLPTGPSAAGGTKAPASDEAASIMKNIHWKEFGLLSFVWVAFLVLQVTKNYTATCSPWYWVLNLLQVPVSVGVTMYEGLGLMSGKRVLSSKGSEQSTLKLHQIFIYGFFSVAAGLVGGLLGLGGGFIMGPLFLELGIPPQVSSATATFAMMFSSSMSVVEYYLLNRFPMPYAVYFVIVAFIAAIIGQHVVRKLVNWLGRASLIIFILAFMIFVSAISLGGVGISNMVYKIAQHEYMGFEDLCKYDA; the protein is encoded by the exons ATGGGGAGGAAGTggcacgccgcggccgcgctcggcgtcgcgttcgcggcggcagcggccgccgccgtggccgccgatCGGGGCCTGTCGCTGGTCGGCGCCGCGgtggcgccggaggaggagatgAGCCTCCTGAAGAAGGTCGCCAATCTGATGTGGAAGAGCGGCGCCAACACGTACCAACACGTTTGGCCG CCCATGCAATTCGGTTGGCAAATTGTGCTGGGAACACTGATCGGATTCTTCGGTGCGGCATTCGGGAGTGTTGGCGGTGTTGGTGGCGGTGGGATCTTTGTGCCGATGCTGACACTCATCATTGGGTTTGATCCTAAGTCATCGACTGCGATATCAAAGT GTATGATTATGGGAGCGTCTGTTTCAACTGTTTACTATAATCTCAAACTGAAACATCCAACTTTGGACATGCCGGTGATCGATTATGACCTAGCTGTCCTCATCCAGCCTATGCTAATGCTTGGGATCAGCATTGGTGTTATTTTCAATGTTATATTCCCTGACTGGCTGGTCACAGTTCTCCTGATAATCCTTTTCCTAG GCACATCTACTAAAGCCTTCCTGAAGGGCGTTGAGACATGGAAGAAAGAGACAATAATCCAGAAG gAGGCTGCAAAACGGTTGGAGCAAACTGCAG GTGAGGAAGCAGAGTATGCACCACTTCCTACTGGACCAAGTGCAGCAGGTGGCACAAAAGCCCCCGCATCAGATGAGGCG GCATCAATCATGAAGAACATCCATTGGAAGGAGTTTGGTCTTCTTTCTTTCGTGTGGGTGGCATTCCTTGTTCTTCAGGTCACAAAG AATTACACTGCTACTTGCTCCCCATGGTACTGGGTCTTGAACCTTCTCCAG GTCCCAGTGTCAGTAGGAGTGACAATGTATGAAGGGCTTGGGCTGATGAGTGGGAAGAGGGTGCTATCATCAAAGGGAAGTGAACAAAGTACCCTGAAACTTCATCAGATATTCATATACGGTTTCTTCAGTGTCGCTGCGGGACTTGTTGGTGGTCTGCTAGGTCTTGGAGGTGGCTTCATTATGGGGCCACTGTTCTTGGAGCTCGGCATCCCTCCCCAG GTTTCAAGTGCTACAGCCACCTTTGCGATGATGTTCTCATCGTCCATGTCAGTTGTTGAATACTATCTCTTAAACCGGTTTCCGATGCCTTATG CTGTTTATTTCGTCATTGTGGCATTCATTGCTGCCATCATCGGCCAGCATGTGGTGAGGAAGTTGGTTAACTGGTTAGGGCGTGCCTCGCTTATCATCTTCATATTGGCTTTCATGATCTTCGTCAGCGCTATCTCTCTTG GTGGGGTCGGCATCTCAAACATGGTTTACAAGATTGCACAACATGAGTACATGGGCTTCGAAGACCTTTGCAAGTACGATGCATAG
- the LOC120660430 gene encoding E3 ubiquitin-protein ligase SIRP1-like isoform X1, translating to MTDRRRPDGSYGPEYGPLPPEHEYAMYRHLSSRRTPWLLHHGDGVATVDLPSLQNSGDYVSDDEDYPGRILEQRLRQEPFGLSRHPLQPYAPFRIRHASGGGSSSGMTTNPRHPRHRREDPGLTDEEFREAMDQLRKQEYKPSHPQKKRHHRTRSARAEVPPAATEEEKACTICLETFLAGEQVVVTPCNHMFHHGCITPWVKGHGTCPVCRSALCERRNAIPGNINRSNDGEDGALDLDLLAMMRAMEEAFSRVRLSDFMSYHH from the exons ATGACGGACCGAAGGCGGCCAGATGGGAGCTACGGGCCGGAGTACGGTCCTTTGCCCCCGGAGCATGAATACGCCATGTACCGTCACTTGTCGTCTAGAAGGACCCCTTGGCTTCTGCATCATGGGGATGGGGTAGCAACCGTGGACCTCCCTTCTTTGCAAAATTCTGGGGATTACGTTTCTGATGATGAA GATTACCCTGGGAGGATATTGGAGCAGAGATTGAGACAAGAACCTTTTGGACTTTCCAG GCACCCTCTGCAACCATATGCACCATTCCGAATCCGCCATGCCAGTGGcggtggcagcagcagcggtaTGACCACAAACCCGAGACACCCGAGACACAGGCGAGAGGACCCGGGACTAACTGATGAGGAGTTCAGGGAGGCCATGGATCAGCTCAGGAAGCAGGAATACAAGCCCTCACACCCTCAAAAGAAGAGACATCATCGGACCAGGAGTGCAAGAGCTGAGGTGCCACCGGCAGCCACAGAAGAGGAGAAGGCGTGCACCATATGCCTGGAGACATTCCTTGCTGGAGAGCAGGTTGTGGTCACGCCCTGCAaccacatgttccaccatggGTGCATCACCCCCTGGGTGAAGGGGCACGGCACCTGCCCCGTGTGCCGGTCTGCGCtctgcgagaggaggaacgccATCCCAGGGAACATCAACAGAAGCAACGACGGCGAAGATGGTGCGCTGGATCTGGACCTGCTGGCAATGATGAGGGCCATGGAGGAGGCCTTCAGCCGGGTCAGGCTCTCTGATTTCATGTCATACCACCACTAG
- the LOC120660430 gene encoding E3 ubiquitin-protein ligase RDUF1-like isoform X2, producing MTDRRRPDGSYGPEYGPLPPEHEYAMYRHLSSRRTPWLLHHGDGDYPGRILEQRLRQEPFGLSRHPLQPYAPFRIRHASGGGSSSGMTTNPRHPRHRREDPGLTDEEFREAMDQLRKQEYKPSHPQKKRHHRTRSARAEVPPAATEEEKACTICLETFLAGEQVVVTPCNHMFHHGCITPWVKGHGTCPVCRSALCERRNAIPGNINRSNDGEDGALDLDLLAMMRAMEEAFSRVRLSDFMSYHH from the exons ATGACGGACCGAAGGCGGCCAGATGGGAGCTACGGGCCGGAGTACGGTCCTTTGCCCCCGGAGCATGAATACGCCATGTACCGTCACTTGTCGTCTAGAAGGACCCCTTGGCTTCTGCATCATGGGGATGGG GATTACCCTGGGAGGATATTGGAGCAGAGATTGAGACAAGAACCTTTTGGACTTTCCAG GCACCCTCTGCAACCATATGCACCATTCCGAATCCGCCATGCCAGTGGcggtggcagcagcagcggtaTGACCACAAACCCGAGACACCCGAGACACAGGCGAGAGGACCCGGGACTAACTGATGAGGAGTTCAGGGAGGCCATGGATCAGCTCAGGAAGCAGGAATACAAGCCCTCACACCCTCAAAAGAAGAGACATCATCGGACCAGGAGTGCAAGAGCTGAGGTGCCACCGGCAGCCACAGAAGAGGAGAAGGCGTGCACCATATGCCTGGAGACATTCCTTGCTGGAGAGCAGGTTGTGGTCACGCCCTGCAaccacatgttccaccatggGTGCATCACCCCCTGGGTGAAGGGGCACGGCACCTGCCCCGTGTGCCGGTCTGCGCtctgcgagaggaggaacgccATCCCAGGGAACATCAACAGAAGCAACGACGGCGAAGATGGTGCGCTGGATCTGGACCTGCTGGCAATGATGAGGGCCATGGAGGAGGCCTTCAGCCGGGTCAGGCTCTCTGATTTCATGTCATACCACCACTAG
- the LOC120660431 gene encoding ubiquitin domain-containing protein 1-like, which translates to MGCAGSTPATKETGGSSDGTKKVRKPKPWKHPQPITVAQLRQMRDEFWDTAPHYGGQKEIWDALRVASESEVSHAQAIVESAGIIVSNADLTLCYDERGAKYELPKYVLSEPTNLIRDS; encoded by the exons ATGGGCTGCGCAGGATCCACCCCGGCCACCAAGGAAACCGGAGGAAGTAGCG ATGGTACTAAGAAAGTCAGGAAGCCCAAGCCTTGGAAGCATCCCCAACCCATAACGGTGGCCCAGCTCAGGCAGATGCGCGACGAGTTTTGGGACACAGCTCCTCACTATGGTGGTCAGAAAG AAATTTGGGATGCCCTTCGAGTTGCATCAGAATCTGAGGTATCACATGCCCAGGCAATTGTGGAAAGTGCAGGCATAATCGTTTCTAATGCTGATCTAACTCTCTGCTATGATGAAAGGG GTGCCAAATATGAACTGCCCAAGTATGTTCTGAGTGAACCAACCAACCTTATCCGAGACAGCTGA
- the LOC120660434 gene encoding uncharacterized protein LOC120660434, with translation MCVQEEDRLKNANGGELAFQVQHKKNNFQHNKRPFPPGKNQHESGPSRPPPQKLQKDWENFLVDQYQCLKCKKRGHYKRDCPEFLKELLRKGIKYEEDPAKRRKKN, from the exons ATGTGCGTTCAAGAAGAAGATCGCCTTAAGAACGCCAATGGTGGTGAACTTGCTTTTCAAGTTCAGCACAAGAAAAATAACTTCCAGCATAACAAGAGACCTTTCCCACCAGGCAAGAATCAGCATGAGAGTGGCCCTTCCAGACCACCTCCACAGAAACTCCAGAAAGATTGGGAAAATTTTCTAGTTGACCAATACCAGTGCCTGAAGTGCAAAAAGAGAGGGCACTACAAGAGGGACTGCCCCGAGTTCCTGAAAGAGTTGTTAAGAAAGG GGATCAAGTATGAGGaggaccctgccaagaggcgcaAGAAGAATTAA